Below is a genomic region from Deinococcus detaillensis.
AGGTCATGGGCGATGAATTCTGGACCGTTGTCGCTACGCAGGATCGTCGGGCTGCCAAAGGTCTTGAACGCGGCCTTGAGTGCGTATTCTGGTGTGATCAGCACCCAATTATGATTTATCCGGCACCCCATTCTGATGGGTATCCGGCCACGTCCCGTTTGGTCACGAGCTGAGATCAGTCTAGGACTTCAGGCTTCACTGCGGTCACTTTTCGGTCTTTCCTTCTCAGACTCTCTCCTTTGAGCTCGATACGGTAGGCGTGATGCAGGACGCGATCAAGGATCGCGTCCGCTAGGGTCGGATCACCGAGGTTCTCGTGCCAGACGGTCGTGGGGAATTGACTCGTGATGATGGTTGAGCCGCGTTCATACCGGTCGTCCAGGATCTCGAGCAGAATGCGTCGACCATCCGCCGACGGGGTATCGAGTCCCCAGTCATCCAGGATCAACACCTGAACTTTGACAAGTTGCGCCAGCAGCTTCAGATACCGTCCGTCCCCCTTTGCCAGGATCAGTTCCTGCAACAGTCGGCCAGTCTGGGCGTACTGGGCGCTGTAGCCCTTCCGGCAGGCCTGGTGGGCCAGCGCGCAACCGATGAAAGTCTTGCCGACCCCGGTAGGACCGGTGATAATCACTCCGCGTTTCTCCCTGATCCACAGATCCTCTCCGAGGGTCCGCAGCAGCTTGCTGTCCAGGCCGCGCGGGTGTTTGGTATCGACGTCCTCCAGGGCGGCCTGGACCTTGAGACGGGCGGCGAGCAAGCGGCGCTGGGTGGTGCGGCCATCGCGGTGGGCGAGTTCCCGATCCACGAGGAGCGTCTGACGCTCCTCGAAGCTGAGTTCACGCGCTTGGGGCTGCTCCTGCTGTTCTTGAACGGCCTGAGCCATCCCGTCGAGTTTGAGTTCACGAAGTTGGTGAGTAATCGGGTGTGGCAGCATAGAAACCTCAGTTCAGCGTGGGGTCGAAGTCGCGATCAGCGAGCGCCACCGGGATCTCGGTTGATTCCTAGCGGTAATAAGCGGGTCCGCGCACGTTGGCGTGGTCGACCACCCGTGGTGCCGGATCTTCCGGCGCGAGTGAAAGTTCGTCCAGGTGGTGCTTGAGAATGGATTCCACGCTGCGGTAGCTGTAGGCCTGCAAGAACACTGCCCGGCAGCACGCGGCGTCTTGGGCAGAACGGACGCGCTTGAGCACGCCTGCCCGCTTCCAGCCGCTCAGCGCCGTACGCCTGTGCGAGCTTGAACAGTCCCTGGCAGGACCTCTGGCACTGTTCTGGAGGGTGCCCAGCGGTCAGCAGCGCCTCGACCAACTGCACTGTGCCGGGACCGACCTCATCGGCACGCGTCCGGAGGCGCTGGGGCGTCCACTCACCGACGCGCTGATGGTGGGGCGGCATGTGTTCCTTCAAGGTGGTCTGCCGGATATGGGTGCTGGACGCGTCTAGCACCCGGTGGTGCACCGCGATCCGCACGCTATTCAGGAACACCTCGACCAGATTGGGCGTGAGTCGCAGATCGACCGACGTCTTCGCGTGCCGGTACGGCACGCTGTAATGGTGTCCCGCCAGTTCGACGTGGTAGTCGAGCCCGACGGTGGTGCGCTTCCAGTTGGCAATCTCGAAAGGCTGGGCCGGGAGGGAGCGCAGCGCGGGCTGATCCAGCTCGGTGAACAGTTCGAAGCGGCTTCCAGGCCGCTTCTGAAAGGGTTTAAGATTGAGTTCCTGCAACAGCGGCCACAGGGCCTCATTGGCGGCCGCCACGCTGAAGTAGACCTGGTTCCGCAGCGGGGTCAGCAGTCGCCGCTCGATGATCTGTACGTGTAATTCCACCAGGGCCTTGTCTTTGGGCTTGCGGACCCGGGCTGGAAGAAACGCAACGCCGTAATATTCGGCGAATTCGGCGTATGCGCGGTTGAGATCCGGTTCGTAGCGGCTGGGGTGGGTCACGCCCGACTTGAGGTTGTCGGGCACGATGGTTTCGGGCACGCCACCGAAAAATGCAACGGACGGACGTGTGAGGACAGCCAGTCCTCGCTGCTTTGGGTGCGAGTCACCTCGGCGTAGGTGTAATCGCTGGCCCCGAGCGTGGCGACGAAGAGCGCTTCCCCCGCCCGGTGGACCTGCCGCATCGACAGACCGACAGTGCCCTTCCAGGCGCGGTAGTTGCGAGCGAACGTCGCGTATTGCACGCTTTCTGGGTGTTGCCGGTGATGTTCTTCCCAGAGGAGCTGCCGGGTCATCCCTTTGCGATGCAGTTCCCGGTCGATGTAGGCCCAGTTAGGCTCGGTACGAGCCCGACTGGCCACCTCATCGGGTTTCTGAAAGAGGAGAACTTCGAGCTGGAGATCAGTCAATTCGGCAGGCAACGGCCAGGTCAGGCCAGCTTGCCGAGCGCGCTTGACATATTCCTGCACGGTACTGCGGGCCATCTTGACGCTGCGACCGGTGTCCCGGTCGCTGAAATGGAGATCGAACTTGAGTCGCAGGACTTCCCGTATTTTTCGCATCGTCACACGCTTCTTGGTCATCCTTCAGGATGACCGTGGAGTCTCGTGCGCCGAACAGGACCGCCGGATGATTCAGATTGACCTGCCGGATAAAATCATAATTGCTGGCCGGATAGCGTGAGAATACGCAGTGCCGGGGATGTGCCTGGTACGCCAGTGAGGAGCGAGGCAGGGAGAGCAGCTCGCAAGCTCGGTGGATCCGAACACCTTTTTTGGTCAGGGATTGTGCGGCTTCCCGGCGCTCGGGAGACGCTAACGTTTTTTTGCCAAGACCTCCCACAGGCCTTCGATCTCCAGGTGCTGTTGCCCCACGATCTTCAGGAGTCGGTCGTTCTCACGTTCCAGCCGTCGAAGCCATTTGGCTTCGACGACACTGGCGTCCCCGTAGCGTCTCTTCCAGAGGTAAAAGGACGCGGTACTGCATCCGAGGTCACGGCACAGCTCCTCTACGGTCTTTGCACCCTTCTGGGCATCTTGAAGGAGGGCGATGATCTGCTCTTCGGTGAATGTTCCTGCTTTCATAAGTCATCCTCGCTTTCCGGAGCGCACTAAGGAAGCCCTTGTTGCGCTGCCGGGGAGATCCGGATGACTCTAATCAGCTTCGTCCACTTTTAGGGGGGCATATCACAGCCACAACGGCAACGCAGACAGTCTTGCCACTTCGAACAGGCGGAGGCGGCAAAAGCTGATGGGTGAAACAGAGTTCTGTTCAACGCAGCGGAGTTGTAATCAATTTATGCTCCCCTCACAATAGAAGTCCTACCTTCATAAATGACCACCCGACCTACTAACTATTCATGACTTTCTTCTCATCAGAAATTTGTAAGCTCTCTTTTCGTAAAGTGAAGTGCTGCACTAATGATCGCCCGCACGCTTTATCTGGAGGACTCCTATGCATCCAATACAACGACTGATTCCCGGCTTATTCTTGACTGTCGGTCTTTTATCGGCCTGCTCACAATCACAGACGATGAGCACTGCCAATTTGCCTGGTCACAGTGCGCCGCGTTACGACTACGTGGTTTCGGTGCCGCTAGAGGCCGGAGACAGCCGCACAGCGCTGGAAACTCAGCTCGGCGGCACCGTCGTCACTTGGCCCGGTAACGACTGCCTGGGCGAAACCGATTGCGTGGCCTTACTCGGCTTCAACCGCTCGCCCGCCGCTATGCAGGCGCTCAGCAGCACCGCCACCCGCCCAGTCTTTATTGAGCGCAACAAAGATGTGTTCAGCGGCGGCGGCGCACTGACCGCTTCTATGGGCGGTTCGCGGAGTGTCTGGGCCAGCGGGGACATTCAGGCCTGGTCAGGGGGCTCCCGAAGTGTCTGGGCCAGCGGAGAATATTCATTTTTACCTCAAAACACGGCTCTGTGGACCAAGATCAACCTGCAAGCGGCTCAGGCGCTGGCCCCCAATCTGGGCGCAGGCGTCACGGTGGCCGTAATCGATACCGGCCTAGACTTGAATCACTCAGCCTTTCAGGGATCGCTGAGTGACCCATCCACTTGGTACGACTTCTACGCCGGTGACACTGTGCCGCAAGACGAGGGCACACTGGGCACCGGCGGCTACGGCCACGGCACCAACGTCGCAGGGATCGTGCTGCAAATTGCGTCTGGGGCCAAGATCATGCCGCTGCGGGTTCTGGGGCCAGACGGCTCCGGCGACGTGTCCGCCATCGCGCAGGCGATCTTGTGGGCAGCGGCCAAAGGAGCCAACATCATCAACTTGAGTCTCGGCAGCACCGAGAAATCCAAAGTTGTACAAGACGCCATCAATAAGGTCACTGCCAAGAATGTGATGGTCGTTTCCTCTGCGGGCAACGCCAACAGCAACAAGATCACTTATCCGGCGGCTTTGGCGGCTGATGACAACGCTGCTGATTTCTCTTTGAGTGTCGGCAGCGTCGACCTGAGCGACCGCAAGTCGAGCTTCTCGAACTATTCAGACAAACTCGAAGTGGTCGGCCCCGGCGAAAATGTCTACGCGCCCGCACCCGGCGAGCTGATGGCGGCTTGGAGCGGCACGTCGATGGCCGCGCCGATGGCTTCGGGTTCGCTGGCCTTGGCGCTGGGCCAGCCACTCAAGGTGCAGCTCAAAGATCTCGAAAACACCCTGATCAGTAGCGCCGACGACGTCTACGCCAACGATCTCAACAAAGCCTACAAAGGCAAGCTGGGCGAAAAGGGGCGGCTCAATCTGACGGCGTTCCTTAGAGCCAGCCTCAAGTAGCGCGGGAGAGGAGGCGCTGAAGTGAAGACATGGGTAACGCTTGGGTGGAGCGAACTGGGGAGCGGGCCTTGATCCGCCGCACCCAGCCGCTTCCCCCCTTCGGACACGCGCCGGAAAACCTGACCTTTGAAACGCAGTGCCAGGCCTTCGAGAACGCGGTGCAGGCGCTGATCACCGCCGCGCCTCAGCAGGCCCTGTCGGTGGCAAGCGATTATCTACGCTTCACAGAGGGCCAAGGATTGGCGCAGGCCCGCAGTCACCTGCTGCTCGGTCAGGTGCAAATCGAAATCCGTGAACTGCTTGCCGCCTTGCAGAGCTTGGAGCGGGCCGCTGCCGATTTTTCGGCAGATGAAGACGCGCTCGGTGCGGCGCAGGCGCACAATCTGGCAGGCGAAATCTGCTCGAATCTGGGCAGTTTAGACGACGCCGAGACCCATCTGAACGCAGCCATTGCTCAGGTAAAGGGCAGTGACGATCCGGCCGGGCAGCAACTGCACGCCACTGCGCTTAACCATTTGGCCGGCGTTTACCACGCACGCGGACAAGTAGACGACGCACTGAAAGCATCACAAGCGGCTCTTGCGCTTTGGATCAGCTTGGGCGATGTTCAGGCCCAGGCAAGAGTCTTAAGTAATATCGGCAATATCCAAACTTGGCAGGGCCAGTACGACACTGCCGTATCGACTCTACGGCGAGCTTACCATTTGCATCAGACGGCCATTGAAAATCCCAGATCCGAAGCATTTATCTTAAGTAGTTTGGGGCGTCTCCACCACCTCAATGACGAGAATGCTCTGGCCATTGAAGTGACACAGGCGGCTCTAGCGGCTGCCAATCGCTGCGATGACGAATTGATGAAAGCCCGAATCACCTTGAACTTGGGCACCTTTTACCTTGATGGCGATCAATTCTCTGAGGCCGCCGCCCACTTAGAACAGGCGCTTGAAATCAGTCAAGCAAACAATTACCGGCTAGAGGAGGCGTCTGTTCTCGACAGTCTGGGCAGTCTGCGGACCAAGCAGGGCGACCTTCCGGAAGCCCAAGCCCTGCATCAAGCGGCCTTGGAGATAGCCCTGGAGACTGGTGACGAGCAGGGCCAACTCGACGCTCACTTGCACCTAGGGCAAGTGCAGCACGCTCTTAGCGAAAATGCAGCGGCGGAGGCAAACCTCGGGCGCAGCTTAGAACTCGCCCAGCAGCAGCACGCCCCGAAAGAACTGGCTCAAGCACACTTGGCGTTGGCCGATTTGTTTGAGACCCGGGGCGAGTGGACGCAGACCGCGCTTCATCTACGGGCACTGCGCTCCACCGAGCGCGACCTTTTTAGCCAGCAACGCGAGCGGCAAGTTCGCAAGTTCATGGTGCAGTTTGAAGTCGAGCGTGCCCGGCACGAAACCGACGTTTACCGTCTGCGAACCGAGGTCGAGCAAGACGCTCGGCAAGCCGCTGAGCAGCTGGTGACGGAGCGCACCTCGGAACTGGCCCGCGCCCAGCACGAGGTCGTGACCCGCCTAGCAATGGCCGCCGAGTACCGCGACGACACCACCGGCGAGCATACCCGCCGGGTAGGGCGCTCGGCGGCCCGCCTGGCGCAGGCGCTGGGTTGGCCCGAGGAACGTGCTCAGGTGCTGGGCATCGCCGCCCGCCTGCACGATGTCGGCAAGATCGGTATTCCCGATACCATCTTGCTCAAGCCGGGCAAATTGAGCCAAGAAGAATACAGCCAGATGCAGACCCATACTCTGATCGGCGCACGTATTTTGTCGGGCGGGCAATCCGAGTTGCTGCGGCTGGCTGAAGAAATCGCCCTGACCCACCACGAACGCTGGGACGGCCAAGGCTATCCGCAGGGACTGTCCAGCGACGGCATTCCGCTGACGGGCCGGATCGTGGCGGTGGCCGACGTGTTTGACGCCTTGACTCAGGCTCGGCCCTACAAACGGGCTTGGAGCGCTGAAGAAGCGCTGCGGGAAGTGCAGGCACAGGCAGGCAAGCATTTCGATCCTCAGGTGGTAGAAGTGGCCCTGCAGGTGCTGACCGAGGAGAGTAGCGCCCGGCATGACCCTGACCTGAGTAGTGAAGCCAGATTTATGCCCGGCGAGGATGCCAGCCACATGCTGGCGGTGTTCGAGCAGCTGCTGGTCGAGCGCAGCCGCGAGCTGGACGTGGCCCGCCGTGAGGCGGAGCAGGTCGCCCGGCAGATGGAGCGTATGGCGCTGACCGACAGCCTGACCCAGTTACCCAACCGCCGCGCCTTTGAGGCCGACTTGGAAGCGAAATGCGCTGGGCAGCCACAAGACGGAACTAGCATGTTCGTGATGTCTCTTGACCTGGGCGGCCTCAAACTGATCAACGACGCGCAGGGACACGCCGCTGGAGACCGCCTGCTCACTGCTTTTGCACGCTGCACCGCTGAGGCATTTGCTCCGCTGGGCGGGGTCTACCGGCTGGGCGGCGATGAGTTCGCGGTGATCGGCGCGGCCCCTTTTCACACACCAGCGTTGCTGGAGCGGCTGACTGGGGCACTGGACGCGGTTCGCGCCGCCGGGTTCGAGGCCGCCAGTGCCAGTTGCGGCGTCGCTTGGCTGCCACATGACGCGCAGACATCCGGTGATTTGCTGCGCGTCAGTGACCGGCGGATGTACCGCCAGAAAGCGAGTCGGCAGCTCAGTACCGTCAACTAACCTGCCGCCGTGCGGAAAGTGCCGGCGCTGAAACTCAGAGCTTACGTTAAACCGGAAAAATTGAGATGCGGGTAAGGGTGAAGGGAATTCTTGTCAGGTGCCCAGACTGCGGAGTCTGAGCGCCGACTCATCACTTCAAACGATCTGTAAGCCCCGCTTCGCCGAGCGCCAGCGCCAAGTAGGGCGCGGTTCGGCTGCTCTGCGTCCGCGCTACTTCTTGGGGCGTGCCCTGCGCCACGAGTCTGCCGCCCTCGTCGCCTGCGCCGGGGCCGACGTCGATCACCCAGTCGCTGCCCACGACCAGTTGCATATCGTGTTCCACCGTGATCACGGTGTGTCCGGCTTCGACCAGCCGCTCAAGCTGGCGGGCTAAGCGCTCCACGTCGGCGGGGTGCAGGCCAGTGGTGGGCTCATCCAAGATGTACAGCGTTTGCCCCCGTCCAGCACGCTGCAACTCGGTGGCCAGCTTGATGCGCTGCGCCTCGCCGCCCGAGAGTTCGGTGGCGGGCTGCCCCAGCCGCAAGTAGCCCAGCCCCACCTCGCGCAGGGTGTCTAAGCTGCGGAACACCGCCGGGTCATCCTTGAAGAAGTCCCAAGCGGTGTCCACCGTCATGCCCAGCACCTCGGCGATGGTGCGGCCCCGCTCCTGCACTTCCAGCGTCTCGGCGTTGTAGCGCGCGCCGTGGCAGACCGGACACGGCGCGTACACGCTGGGCAAGAACAGCAGCTCGACCATGACCCAGCCCTCGCCCTGACAGTGTTCGCAGCGCCCACCCTTGACGTTGAAGGAAAATCGCCCCGCACCGTATCCGCGCTGCCGGGCCAGCGGGGTGGCGGCGAACAGCTTGCGGACGTGGTCGAACAAGCCGGTGTAGGTCGCCATGTTGCTTCTGGGCGTGCGGCCAATCGGCTTTTGGTTGACCTGTACCAGCCGTGAGAGTCCAGCCACATCGCCCCCCAGGTGTGCGGTGGTGGCGGGCGATTGGGTGTCTCCAAGGTCTTCCTCATCTTGTGACCCATGTGACCCACTGGCCTGCTCCACGTTTCCCTGACCGAGGTGGGCGGCCAGCGTCTCGGCCAGCACCTGACTGACCAGGGTGGATTTGCCCGAACCCGAGACGCCGGTCACGCAGGTCAGCACTCCGAGCGGAAACCGGACGCTGAGATCGTTCAGGTTGTGACGCGTCACTCCGTTCAGTTCCAGCCAGCCAGAAGGCGTGCGCGGCTGACGCGCTTCTTGGGAAGCTGCCCTGAAGAGGTACTCGGCAGTTTTGGAGTTCTTTATGTTCCGCAACCCTTCTGGCGGCCCACTGTAGAGGATTTCGCCCCCCTGCTCCCCTGCTCCCGGCCCGACATCCACCAGCCAGTCGGCGCGGCGTACCACATCCAGATCATGCTCGACGACGAACAGTGAATTGCCCGCCGCCTTCAGACCGCTCAGTGCCGTGAGCAACGCCTCGGTGTCGGCGGGGTGCAGCCCAGCGGACGGCTCGTCGAGCACATACACCACGCCGAACAGGTTGGAATACAGCTGGGTGGCTAAGCGCAGCCGCTGTAGTTCGCCGGGCGAGAGGGTCGGGGTCGAGCGTTCCAGTTGCAAGTACCCCAGCCCCAAGTCCAGCAACACAGCCAGCCGGGCGACCAGGTCTTCAGTCAGCCGCTGCCGGGCGATGGCCTGCGCGGGCTGGTCTTGAGCGAGTTGCGCGTTCTCCTGACCGGCGGCGTAGGGGCGCAGCAACGCAGAAACCTGCTTGAGCGGCAGGCGCGAGAATTCGGTGATGTCGTGGCCCGCGAACGTAACCGCTAGCGCTTCCGGTCGCAGCCGTTTGCCGTGGCAGACTGGACACTCCGCCGCGATCATGTAGGTCTGCACCCGGCGTCTCATGGCCGCGCTCTCGGTGCTGGCAAAAGTGTGCATCACGTGCCGCCGGGCGCTACTGAAGGTGCCCATATAGCTGGGTTCGAGCTGGCGCTTCACCGCCCGCCGGGTTTCCTCAGGACTCAGGCCTGGATACACCGGCACCACCGGCTGCTCATCACTGAACAAAATCCACTCGCGTGTCTCGGGCGGCAGTTCGTGCCACGGCAGGTCAACGTTGATGCCCAGCGACACCAAGATGTCGCGCTGGTTCTGCCCCCCCCAGGCGAGCGGCCAAGCGGCCACCGTCCGCTCACGGATGGTCAGCGATGGATCGGGAACCATCGAGGCTTCTGTGACCTGGTAGACCCGGCCCTGCCCGTGACAGTTCGGGCAGGCTCCCTCGGGCGTGTTGGGCGAGAAGCCCTCAGCGTAAACGATGCCCTGTCCCGGCGGATATGTTCCGGCACGCGAGTACAGCATCCTGACCAGATTGGACAGAGTGGTGACGCTGCCCACCGAGGAGCGGGCGGTGGGTGCGCCGCGCTGCTGCTGTAAGGCTACGGCGGGGGGCAGGCCCTCGATGGCGTCCACATCAGGTGCGCCCACTTGGTGAAACAGGCGGCGGGCGTACGGCGAGACCGATTCGAGGTAGCGCCGCTGCGCCTCGGCGTACAGCGTTCCGAAGGCCAGTGAGGACTTGCCCGAGCCGGACACGCCAGTGAACACCACCAGCGCGTCACGCGGCACCCGCAACGAGAGGTCTTTGAGGTTGTGTTCCCGCGCTCCGCGTACCTCTACGAAGCCGGAAAATTGAGGGGGATTTTCCATGGCCTCAGTAGTATGGAGGGGTGGCCCAAGCCGACGGTGCAAGTCGCAAGGATGACTCAAGCTTTGGCTCCAGCCTCCAATACATTTACAACACCGTGACCTTGGCCGGGGCTGGTGGCCGCAATGACGGCCTGACTTGGAACGCGTGGATTGAAATCAAACTCAGTGATCAGGTGTTGATAGACTACTGCGCCCCGAAACTTCTTTAAGCAGGCGGAATGCTGGCGACCCAAGCGAACGTGCCCGCTGCATCGGACTCTGGGTGTTCAGCGCAGTGGAAAACTGACCCGCGCTTCCAGACGCGGCACTGCGCCAACCCGCAGCACGCCTTCCACCGTCGTGCCGCCGCTGAGCGTGGTGCCCAGAATGCCGTGAACATTGGCCAAAAAGATCGGCGAAAGCACGATGCCCGGAAAGCTGCTGCCGTGATCTAC
It encodes:
- the istB gene encoding IS21-like element helper ATPase IstB; this encodes MLPHPITHQLRELKLDGMAQAVQEQQEQPQARELSFEERQTLLVDRELAHRDGRTTQRRLLAARLKVQAALEDVDTKHPRGLDSKLLRTLGEDLWIREKRGVIITGPTGVGKTFIGCALAHQACRKGYSAQYAQTGRLLQELILAKGDGRYLKLLAQLVKVQVLILDDWGLDTPSADGRRILLEILDDRYERGSTIITSQFPTTVWHENLGDPTLADAILDRVLHHAYRIELKGESLRRKDRKVTAVKPEVLD
- a CDS encoding Mu transposase domain-containing protein; the protein is MPETIVPDNLKSGVTHPSRYEPDLNRAYAEFAEYYGVAFLPARVRKPKDKALVELHVQIIERRLLTPLRNQVYFSVAAANEALWPLLQELNLKPFQKRPGSRFELFTELDQPALRSLPAQPFEIANWKRTTVGLDYHVELAGHHYSVPYRHAKTSVDLRLTPNLVEVFLNSVRIAVHHRVLDASSTHIRQTTLKEHMPPHHQRVGEWTPQRLRTRADEVGPGTVQLVEALLTAGHPPEQCQRSCQGLFKLAQAYGAERLEAGRRAQARPFCPRRRVLPGSVLAGLQLPQRGIHSQAPPGRTFTRAGRSGTTGGRPRQRARTRLLPLGINRDPGGAR
- a CDS encoding transposase, whose protein sequence is MKAGTFTEEQIIALLQDAQKGAKTVEELCRDLGCSTASFYLWKRRYGDASVVEAKWLRRLERENDRLLKIVGQQHLEIEGLWEVLAKKR
- a CDS encoding S8 family serine peptidase, encoding MSTANLPGHSAPRYDYVVSVPLEAGDSRTALETQLGGTVVTWPGNDCLGETDCVALLGFNRSPAAMQALSSTATRPVFIERNKDVFSGGGALTASMGGSRSVWASGDIQAWSGGSRSVWASGEYSFLPQNTALWTKINLQAAQALAPNLGAGVTVAVIDTGLDLNHSAFQGSLSDPSTWYDFYAGDTVPQDEGTLGTGGYGHGTNVAGIVLQIASGAKIMPLRVLGPDGSGDVSAIAQAILWAAAKGANIINLSLGSTEKSKVVQDAINKVTAKNVMVVSSAGNANSNKITYPAALAADDNAADFSLSVGSVDLSDRKSSFSNYSDKLEVVGPGENVYAPAPGELMAAWSGTSMAAPMASGSLALALGQPLKVQLKDLENTLISSADDVYANDLNKAYKGKLGEKGRLNLTAFLRASLK
- a CDS encoding HD domain-containing phosphohydrolase; this encodes MGNAWVERTGERALIRRTQPLPPFGHAPENLTFETQCQAFENAVQALITAAPQQALSVASDYLRFTEGQGLAQARSHLLLGQVQIEIRELLAALQSLERAAADFSADEDALGAAQAHNLAGEICSNLGSLDDAETHLNAAIAQVKGSDDPAGQQLHATALNHLAGVYHARGQVDDALKASQAALALWISLGDVQAQARVLSNIGNIQTWQGQYDTAVSTLRRAYHLHQTAIENPRSEAFILSSLGRLHHLNDENALAIEVTQAALAAANRCDDELMKARITLNLGTFYLDGDQFSEAAAHLEQALEISQANNYRLEEASVLDSLGSLRTKQGDLPEAQALHQAALEIALETGDEQGQLDAHLHLGQVQHALSENAAAEANLGRSLELAQQQHAPKELAQAHLALADLFETRGEWTQTALHLRALRSTERDLFSQQRERQVRKFMVQFEVERARHETDVYRLRTEVEQDARQAAEQLVTERTSELARAQHEVVTRLAMAAEYRDDTTGEHTRRVGRSAARLAQALGWPEERAQVLGIAARLHDVGKIGIPDTILLKPGKLSQEEYSQMQTHTLIGARILSGGQSELLRLAEEIALTHHERWDGQGYPQGLSSDGIPLTGRIVAVADVFDALTQARPYKRAWSAEEALREVQAQAGKHFDPQVVEVALQVLTEESSARHDPDLSSEARFMPGEDASHMLAVFEQLLVERSRELDVARREAEQVARQMERMALTDSLTQLPNRRAFEADLEAKCAGQPQDGTSMFVMSLDLGGLKLINDAQGHAAGDRLLTAFARCTAEAFAPLGGVYRLGGDEFAVIGAAPFHTPALLERLTGALDAVRAAGFEAASASCGVAWLPHDAQTSGDLLRVSDRRMYRQKASRQLSTVN
- the uvrA gene encoding excinuclease ABC subunit UvrA, with translation MENPPQFSGFVEVRGAREHNLKDLSLRVPRDALVVFTGVSGSGKSSLAFGTLYAEAQRRYLESVSPYARRLFHQVGAPDVDAIEGLPPAVALQQQRGAPTARSSVGSVTTLSNLVRMLYSRAGTYPPGQGIVYAEGFSPNTPEGACPNCHGQGRVYQVTEASMVPDPSLTIRERTVAAWPLAWGGQNQRDILVSLGINVDLPWHELPPETREWILFSDEQPVVPVYPGLSPEETRRAVKRQLEPSYMGTFSSARRHVMHTFASTESAAMRRRVQTYMIAAECPVCHGKRLRPEALAVTFAGHDITEFSRLPLKQVSALLRPYAAGQENAQLAQDQPAQAIARQRLTEDLVARLAVLLDLGLGYLQLERSTPTLSPGELQRLRLATQLYSNLFGVVYVLDEPSAGLHPADTEALLTALSGLKAAGNSLFVVEHDLDVVRRADWLVDVGPGAGEQGGEILYSGPPEGLRNIKNSKTAEYLFRAASQEARQPRTPSGWLELNGVTRHNLNDLSVRFPLGVLTCVTGVSGSGKSTLVSQVLAETLAAHLGQGNVEQASGSHGSQDEEDLGDTQSPATTAHLGGDVAGLSRLVQVNQKPIGRTPRSNMATYTGLFDHVRKLFAATPLARQRGYGAGRFSFNVKGGRCEHCQGEGWVMVELLFLPSVYAPCPVCHGARYNAETLEVQERGRTIAEVLGMTVDTAWDFFKDDPAVFRSLDTLREVGLGYLRLGQPATELSGGEAQRIKLATELQRAGRGQTLYILDEPTTGLHPADVERLARQLERLVEAGHTVITVEHDMQLVVGSDWVIDVGPGAGDEGGRLVAQGTPQEVARTQSSRTAPYLALALGEAGLTDRLK